The following coding sequences are from one Eucalyptus grandis isolate ANBG69807.140 chromosome 11, ASM1654582v1, whole genome shotgun sequence window:
- the LOC120290035 gene encoding uncharacterized protein LOC120290035 has product MASERHSFNAKWTESVTNILIGLLVDEAKKGNRTSSTFNKAGWRNVQSELNRQTGFQFTMVQLRNKVNKLKKQYGSFHKLISQSGFGWDNVNKRIVVDDPSIWESHIKDNVEWARFRKNGFPQYPELCIVFGGTYATRDHAVGCAQEDNLSDDDDNGNDNVCGDNSGGDADGVNAGGDYDGSNANDFFRYQSDNRLFTTDDTGTSARGKHKLDRTPNSKRRRKSNQSSFAETCRAIQYFLKVKSSSPSGDGSASSATSQPPVDPFSVSTMVQILNNMPEIEQDVYNKAVERVCVSREWREAFITGIPARRIGILQFL; this is encoded by the exons ATGGCATCCGAGAGACACTCATTCAATGCAAAGTGGACGGAGTCTGTAACCAATATACTTATCGGTTTATTGGTGGATGAGGCCAAAAAGGGAAACCGCACATCTTCCACTTTCAACAAAGCGGGGTGGAGGAATGTACAGTCTGAACTCAATAGACAGACAGGATTCCAATTTACCATGGTTCAGCTAAGGAACAAggtaaacaaattgaaaaaacagTATGGCAGTTTTCACAAACTCATTTCTCAGTCCGGATTTGGTTGGGATAATGTCAACAAAAGAATTGTTGTCGACGATCCAAGTATATGGGAATCTCATATCAAG GATAATGTCGAGTGGGCAAGATTCAGGAAGAATGGATTTCCTCAGTATCCTGAGCTTTGTATTGTTTTTGGTGGTACATATGCTACTAGGGATCATGCCGTAGGATGTGCTCAAGAAGACAATCTGtcggatgatgatgacaatggtAATGACAATGTATGTGGTGACAATAGTGGTGGCGATGCAGATGGTGTCAATGCAGGTGGTGACTATGATGGTAGCAATGCAAATGATTTCTTTAGATACCAGAGTGATAACAGACTTTTTACAACAGACGATACTGGAACTTCAGCTCGTGGGAAGCACAAATTGGATAGAACTCCAAATAGTAAGCGGAGAAGAAAGAGTAACCAATCCAGTTTTGCTGAAACTTGTAGAGCCATACaatattttctaaaagttaAGTCATCAAGTCCATCTGGTGATGGCTCTGCGAGCTCAGCGACTTCACAACCACCTGTAGACCCTTTCTCCGTATCTACTATGGTCCAGATTCTAAACAATATGCCCGAGATAGAGCAAGATGTTTACAATAAAGCAGTGGAACGAGTATGCGTCAGTCGTGAATGGAGGGAGGCTTTCATTACAGGCATACCTGCAAGGAGGATTGgcattcttcaatttctttag
- the LOC120289343 gene encoding putative nuclease HARBI1, with the protein MDTSLHTREPIRDSQLSGAEWIREIVHGHSDRIYEAFRMERHVFLNLCDLMRVRGWLKDSRFVQIDEQVGIFLSVVTHNNSNRDLCERFQHSGETISKYFNKVLKAMIKLSKEIIKPPSFDVIPQEILIDPSHKRYFKGCVGAMDGTHIDVTVSVSQQIPFRGRSRRTTQNVLCICSFDMKFTFVYAGWEGSANDCRVLSAALENPQLQFPRPPPGKFYVVDSGYAALPGFLTPFRGDRYHLSEYRGNGGRPRTARELFNKKHSSLRNVIERSFGALKNRFTILRQMPPFTIRKQALVVIACCALHNYIRDQDAMDRNFSLYGDPEYPCGPTELEVADDTLHDAPGINMLRTRIANKMARDHNMLEIS; encoded by the exons ATGGACACGTCCCTCCATACgagagaacctattagggaCAGTCAATTATCAGGAGCAGAATGGATAAGGGAGATTGTTCATGGACATTCAGATAGGATATATGAAGCATTTAGGATGGAGAGAcatgtttttctgaatttatgtgACTTAATGAGGGTAAGGGGTTGGTTGAAAGATAGTCGATTTGTTCAAATAGATGAACaagttgggatatttttaagtgTTGTTACTCACAATaactcaaatagagatttatgtgagagattccaaCATTCAGGAGAAACGATCAGCAAGTATTTCAACAAAGTGTTGAAAGCaatgatcaaactttcaaaggaGATCATCAAACCACCGTCCTTTGACGTCATTCCACAAGAAATTCTTATTGATCCTAGTCATAAACGCTActtcaag GGCTGCGTAGGTGCTATGGATGGCACCCATATAGATGTTACCGTTTCTGTGTCTCAGCAGATTCCATTTAGAGGTAGGAGTAGGAGAACAACCCAGAATGTGCTGTGTATTTGctcttttgatatgaaatttactttcgtgTATGCTGGATGGGAAGGATCTGCCAACGATTGTCGAGTGCTTTCAGCAGCACTCGAAAATCCGCAACTGCAATTTCCCCGACCACCACCTG GGAAATTTTACGTGGTAGATTCAGGTTATGCAGCACTTCcaggatttttaactccatttagaGGCGATCGGTATCATCTAAGCGAGTATAGAGGGAATGGAGGACGACCAAGGACAGCAAGAGAATTGTTCAACAAGAAGCACTCTTCACTgagaaatgtaattgagaggtcatttggggcattaaagaatcgattcaccattttgagacagATGCCTCCATTTACAATTCGGAAGCAAGCACTTGTTGTAATTGCTTGTTGTGCTCTCCACAATTACATTCGTGATCAAGATGCGATGGATAGAAACTTTTCCCTATATGGAGATCCGGAATATCCTTGCGGACCTACAGAATTggaggttgcagatgatacattgcatgatgcacctggaataaacatgcttaggacaaggattgcaaataaaatggcgagGGATCATAATATGCTTGAAATTTCCTGA